A window of Ranitomeya variabilis isolate aRanVar5 chromosome 2, aRanVar5.hap1, whole genome shotgun sequence contains these coding sequences:
- the SPTSSB gene encoding serine palmitoyltransferase small subunit B isoform X2, translating to MLFFEGFGITAILLKMDVKHIKDYLSWLYYQYLLITCSYVLEPWEQSIFNTVLLTAIAMVIYSSYVFIPIHARLAVEFFSGICGGQHESTMTPMS from the exons ATGCTTTTTTTTGAAGG GTTTGGCATTACTGCCATACTGCTAAAGATGGATGTAAAGCATATTAAAGATTACCTTTCTTGGCTGTACTATCAATATCTCCTCATAACATGCAGCTACGTACTGGAGCCCTGGGAGCAATCCATTTTTAACACTGTGCTATTGACGGCAATTGCAATGGTGATTTACAGTTCTTATGTCTTTATACCCATTCATGCTCGTCTGGCAGTGGAGTTTTTCTCTGGAATCTGTGGAGGGCAGCATGAAAGTACTATGACCCCAATGAGCTGA
- the SPTSSB gene encoding serine palmitoyltransferase small subunit B isoform X1, producing MLFFEGSSVTGIHLELFFCSGEYPVSALHSGKKTHSLGFIPILSEEVQQDLGHTWFGITAILLKMDVKHIKDYLSWLYYQYLLITCSYVLEPWEQSIFNTVLLTAIAMVIYSSYVFIPIHARLAVEFFSGICGGQHESTMTPMS from the exons ATGCTTTTTTTTGAAGG GTCTTCGGTGACTGGCATCCATCTTGAACTTTTTTTTTGTTCTGGTGAATATCCAGTATCTGCTTtgcattctggaaaaaaaacacattCCCTTGGATTTATACCAATTCTATCAGAAGAAGTACAGCAGGACCTTGGGCATACATG GTTTGGCATTACTGCCATACTGCTAAAGATGGATGTAAAGCATATTAAAGATTACCTTTCTTGGCTGTACTATCAATATCTCCTCATAACATGCAGCTACGTACTGGAGCCCTGGGAGCAATCCATTTTTAACACTGTGCTATTGACGGCAATTGCAATGGTGATTTACAGTTCTTATGTCTTTATACCCATTCATGCTCGTCTGGCAGTGGAGTTTTTCTCTGGAATCTGTGGAGGGCAGCATGAAAGTACTATGACCCCAATGAGCTGA